The Bombus fervidus isolate BK054 chromosome 1, iyBomFerv1, whole genome shotgun sequence genome includes a window with the following:
- the Cad74a gene encoding cadherin 74A isoform X2: MWTILLFTLSTWSSSWGQVINRAPHFVQGGDMARLAVSEGTPPGAPVYTLQGEDPEGSKLHYSISGEYFTVNRDSGVVVLRKALDRETQDLIEVIISITDEGIAGSEPNTVSLRREIAVLDENDNPPVYHGRPYAARVPESAHVGGLLVPPGTITITDRDGGVNADIHVQCVSTSRDDDVCEVFNVSTEKLTEGKYDVQITLSKSLDYERRNSYLINLLAVDGASDISKRLQARATVAVDVLDVQDQPPVFLNAPYSAALPENTPASHTILTIRARDGDTGEPRVLLLTLEDEESGHFDLDVSREGDVTVGKLVTTNISLDREDPRILQNGGIYTFQVKATELINNEIPADTATSIVTIVVTDVDDLMPVFNEKYFNIKISEDIGKGTPLPGLNMIVSDGDVGENAKYRLALRDAPDYPGISKAFVVSPEEAQGRVPVVVKAKDVNVLDYDVDDPAKRQLEFEVVALVANEVVATSRVHVELMDANDHSPEFSQSVYKLSVPEDAEIGTRFGDVFARDYDSGSFGELTYTLRGFGADKFETNLKTGGVSVAKPLDYEAQKSYSLTMEARDGGGRVSAVNILIELDDVNDNKPVFEQNEYTRTVREGATSFDPQMFVRATDVDGPVQGNGKVTYSISSHNSMTNDVFKINSETGEVTMAKAVRSDDTERGIYELIIRATDAGTPPLYSEAKLSVRVGVPGNQKPIFRGNYKSNVPGPSTYRARLLENASPGTEVIRVVANDPDGRDNLLQYHIASGAKDNFVIDSSSGVITVSPDARLDLETGGEKYEVIVYAIDSGTPLRETATTTVTVNMVDVNNKPPMFNESTYLVYVSERASIGEPVLKVVATDPDSDAYLEYSLVEPIRAVDKTGVALKSTTSYDYKTAFQINSMTGLITVNRVLDYQVAAVVILTVQVQDLNAVVDKEKQITNVEVTIYIQAYSDDNPTFTNPGWSPNNPTIKISVPEEQPLGTTLLMLSAKEPTTGYAVQRFELVREDDDEGYVNVGVQSGNVVLSKRLDYEVLNQKFIRFKVRALARDYEITRKMSEANLIVEVQDMNDNSPIFTQKDYKISVLESVKPPKIVLNVRATDMDSSSTEQEVKRGYGEVRYSLVGENANMFEVEPITGNIQIATNTTLDREKQSVLRFYVVASDMPQGGAEQRSTRALVTVDVLDVNDNAPSFEQESYTAVIPENASSGVSVVNITATDPDEGNGGIINYEIIDEGEASGLFKINHTTGEIYSARELTGKGRTEPYIMRIRAQDGGVPELYSDVILTLYIGDVVSNDGVPLFIRPTLEEIAHIAENSTIGSPVFQVVASDPDDPNLPNGKITFKFLEDGNFGKDASAFKINSETGLITTRKLLDRETKDSYTLILVAQDLGSPPQQATRVLQVLVNDIDDHKPHFKRNLDSSPIELTIFEEEPIGTKVGVIEAIDEDIGENGMIDYSIIYGNEARLFIVERLENNSAVIKSNGRLDRETADRHLLTIKCFPFSTKKSDIVPKPYNRQDPSERQILVKILDIDDNKPKFKKENVTLGVRLNVPIDTGLITLEAFDADSDALPINYSTGKASFTSLVDPSMSKREIPSHLSLNPQTGELRTTGSMTSYADGYMEIIVSANNSVTPGRETNITLRIFLLRDRDMLKFVFSKPPVEVRKTLEDFEKSVQQALSLPITVNVYDTQFYSKEDNSLDFSSTSSCFQMVGKEAYDLDEMKALLTDPKNEELKKVYRTYHVEKVQHCAAMVARADASMTQMWVLAIAVLVGIATVISSCALCCMHAKYKRQVKHARLRDQPRPPLSYVSSGPGMVSATSHTTLGPGTMVSLGPHEGPYEWGADTTLYHPSTLGSRT, translated from the exons ATGTGGACAATTTTGCTCTTCACACTCTCCACGTGGTCTTCGTCATGGGGTCAGGTGATCAACAGAGCGCCGCATTTCGTGCAAGGTGGAGACATGGCCAGACTGGCCGTGTCAGAAGGCACACCTCCAGGTGCACCTGTATATACTCTTCAAGGAGAAGATCCGGAAGGATCCAAGTTACATTATTCGATCAGTGGTGAATACTTCACTGTGAATCGGGACAGCGGTGTCGTTGTTTTAAGAAAGGCGCTAGATAGGGAGACCCAGGATTTGATCGAAGTGATCATCAGTATAACGG ACGAAGGGATCGCAGGATCAGAACCCAACACAGTATCCCTCCGACGCGAGATAGCGGTGTTAGATGAGAATGATAATCCACCGGTATACCATGGCAGACCTTATGCAGCCAGGGTGCCAGAAAGCGCACACGTGGGTGGTCTTCTAGTTCCACCTGGTACGATCACGATCACGGATCGCGATGGTGGTGTAAACGCGGATATTCACGTGCAATGTGTCTCTACGTCGCGAGACGATGATGTCTGCGAGGTCTTCAACGTTTCTACAGAAAAG CTGACGGAGGGAAAATACGACGTACAGATCACCCTGTCGAAGTCTCTGGACTACGAGAGGAGAAACTCGTATTTGATCAACCTCTTGGCTGTAGACGGTGCCAGCGATATATCGAAAAGGTTACAGGCCAGGGCAACAGTAGCCGTGGACGTTCTCGATGTTCAG GATCAGCCGCCCGTGTTCTTGAACGCGCCGTACAGTGCGGCACTTCCGGAGAACACGCCAGCTAGTCACACAATCCTAACAATCAGAGCGCGAGACGGTGACACGGGTGAACCTAGAGTTCTCCTATTAACTCTCGAAGACGAGGAATCAGGCCACTTTGATCTCGACGTATCGAGAGAGGGTGACGTGACAGTAGGCAAACTGGTTACCACCAACATTTCCCTCGATCGAGAGGATCCTAGAATCCTACAAAATGGTGGGATTTATACGTTCCAAGTGAAAGCTACGGAATTAATCAATAACGAGATCCCAGCAGATACTGCAACCTCGATTGTCACGATAGTCGTCACAGATGTTGACGATTTGATGCCTGTGTTTAACGAGAAGTActtcaatataaaaatttcagaagACATAGGTAAAGGTACACCTTTACCGGGATTAAATATGATAGTGAGTGACGGAGATGTTGGAGAGAATGCGAAGTACAGATTGGCTCTTAGAGATGCGCCGGATTATCCTGGAATTAGCAAGGCTTTCGTTGTTAGTCCCGAGGAAGCTCAAGGTCGTGTGCCAGTTGTGGTTAAAGCAAAAGATGTCAATGTCTTGGATTATGATGTGGACGACCCCGCTAAAAGGCAACTCGAGTTCGAAGTTGTTGCACTGGTTGCAAATGAAGTG gtGGCCACGAGTAGAGTTCACGTAGAGTTAATGGACGCCAACGATCACAGTCCAGAATTCTCTCAATCGGTGTACAAACTATCTGTGCCAGAAGATGCGGAAATAGGCACACGATTCGGCGATGTGTTCGCAAGAGACTACGACAGTGGTTCTTTTGGTGAATTGACTTACACTCTACGTGGTTTCGGAGCTGACAAATTCGAAACTAATCTAAAAACAGGTGGAGTCTCGGTAGCAAAACCATTGGATTACGAAGCTCAGAAATCGTATTCATTGACGATGGAAGCTAGAGATGGAGGTGGAAGAGTATCAGCTGTGAATATTTTGATAGAATTGGACGATGTTAATGACAATAAGCCAGTATTTGAACAAAACGAATATACGAGAACTGTCCGCGAAGGAGCAACAAGTTTCGATCCACAGATGTTTGTTAGAGCCACTGATGTCGATGGTCCAGTACAGGGAAATGGGAAAGTAACGTACTCCATCAGTTCGCATAACAGTATGACGAATGATGTTTTCAAG aTAAATTCAGAGACCGGAGAAGTGACAATGGCGAAAGCAGTGCGTTCAGACGATACAGAAAGAGGAATTTACGAATTAATAATTCGTGCTACGGATGCTGGAACGCCGCCATTATATTCCGAAGCAAAATTATCAGTCAGGGTCGGAGTACCTGGAAACCAAAAACCCATCTTCCGTGGAAATTACAAATCTAATGTACCAGGACCTAGCACTTACCGAGCAAGATTGTTAGAGAACGCTTCGCCAGGAACGGAAGTCATTAGAGTCGTAGCAAACGATCCTGACGGAAGAGACAACTTGTTGCAGTATCACATTGCTTCCGGTGCTAAAGATAATTTTGTCATAGACTCTAG TTCTGGTGTTATCACGGTCTCACCGGATGCTCGTTTGGATTTGGAAACCGGAGGAGAAAAGTACGAAGTAATAGTTTACGCCATAGACTCTGGCACACCACTTAGGGAAACCGCTACAACAACTGTTACAGTGAATATGGTAGACGTGAACAACAAACCACCGATGTTCAACGAGTCGACGTATCTCGTTTACGTATCAGAAAGAGCATCTATTG GTGAACCAGTATTGAAAGTAGTAGCAACAGACCCAGACTCAGACGCTTATTTGGAATATTCTTTAGTGGAACCCATCAGAGCTGTCGACAAAACTGGCGTGGCTCTGAAGAGCACAACTTCTTATGATTACAAAACAgcgtttcaaataaattccatGACTGGTTTAATTACAGTAAATCGTGTGTTAGATTATCAAGTGGCTGCAGTAGTTATTTTGACGGTTCAGGTGCAAGATTTGAATGCCGTCGTTGATAAGGAGAAGCAGATTACGAATGTTGAGGTGACGATTTATATCCAAGCTTACAGCGACGACAATCCAACGTTTACGAACCCAGGATGGTCGCCTAATAACCCCACAATCAAGATTTCCGTGCCAGAGGAACAACCTCTTGGAACTACTTTGCTAATGCTATCAGCTAAAGAACCAACTACTGGTTATGCTGTTCAAAGGTTTGAATTGGTGAGGGAAGATGATGATGAAGGGTATGTGAATGTGGGTGTTCAAAGTGGAAACGTTGTTTTGAGCAAGCGGCTGGACTATGAAGTTCTGAATCAAAAG TTCATTCGATTTAAAGTACGAGCGTTAGCAAGAGATTACGAGATAACAAGAAAAATGTCGGAAGCCAACTTGATAGTCGAAGTGCAAGACATGAATGACAACAGTCCTATCTTTACTCAAAAGGATTACAAAATTTCTGTATTAGAATCGGTAAAACCTCCAAAGATTGTATTGAACGTCAGAGCTACGGACATGGATAGTTCCAGCACGGAACAGGAAGTTAAGAGAGGATACGGTGAAGTGAGATACTCTTTGGTTGGAGAAAACGCCAATATGTTCGAGGTGGAACCAATAACTGGTAACATTCag ATTGCAACCAATACAACACTTGACAGAGAAAAACAGTCGGTCCTTCGTTTTTACGTCGTTGCATCAGACATGCCTCAAGGTGGAGCAGAACAGAGAAGCACCAGAGCTTTGGTGACTGTAGATGTTTTAGACGTCAATGATAACGCTCCAAGTTTTGAGCAAGAATCTTATACAGCTGTAATACCCGAGAACGCTTCATCAGGTGTCAGTGTAGTGAATATCACTGCCACAGATCCAGACGAAGGCAATGGCGGAATAATCAATTATGAAATCATTGATGAGGGCGAAGCAAGTG GACTGTTCAAAATAAATCACACAACCGGTGAAATTTATTCAGCTCGAGAATTGACAGGCAAAGGAAGGACAGAGCCATACATAATGAGAATCAGAGCTCAAGATGGCGGCGTGCCAGAACTCTATTCCGACGTAATTCTGACACTTTACATCGGTGATGTAGTCAGCAATGATGGCGTACCTCTTTTCATCAGACCCACTCTCGAAGAAATAGCTCACATAGCTGAAAACTCAACCATTGGCAGTCCAGTGTTCCAAGTCGTAGCTTCAGATCCCGATGATCCGAATTTACCAAACGGAAAGATCACTTTCAAGTTTCTAGAAGATGGAAACTTTGGCAAAGACGCAAGTGCCTTCAAAATAAACAGTGAAACTGGTCTAATTACTACCAGGAAATTACTAGATCGAGAAACAAAGGatagttatacgttgataTTAGTTGCTCAAGACTTGGGAAGTCCTCCTCAGCAGGCAACCAGAGTTCTTCAAGTCCTAGTGAATGATATCGACGATCATAAGCCtcattttaaaagaaacttaGACAGTTCACCTATAGAACTGACAATATTCGAAGAAGAACCAATTGGAACAAAAGTTGGCGTAATCGAGGCGATTGACGAAGACATCGGAGAAAATGGAATGATCGACTATTCAATTATCTATGGAAACGAAGCTAGGCTGTTTATTGTAGAAAGACTCGAAAACAATTCGGCAGTGATCAAATCAAACGGTCGACTCGATAGAGAGACAGCTGATCGTCATTTGCTAACGATTAAATGTTTCCCCTTTTCCACAAAGAAGAGTGACATCGTTCCAAAACCTTACAATCGACAAGATCCTTCTGAAAGACAAATTCTCGTCAAGATTTTGGATATCGACGACAATAAGCCAAAGTTTAAAAAGGAGAATGTCACATTGGGTGTTCGTCTAAATGTTCCAATAGACACAGGTCTCATCACTCTGGAAGCTTTCGATGCTGACTCTGACGCTCTTCCAATTAATTACAGCACGGGCAAAGCTTCTTTCACTTCCCTCGTTGATCCTTCTATGTCTAAACGGGAGATTCCCTCGCATTTGTCTTTGAATCCTCAAACTGGAGAACTCAGAACGACTGGTTCCATGACTAGTTACGCAGATGGTTACATGGAAATCATTGTCTCGGCCAATAACTCAGTTACACCAGGCAGAGAGACGAATATCACATTGAGGATATTTCTGCTGCGTGACAGAGACATGTTGAAGTTCGTGTTTTCGAAGCCACCTGTAGAGGTCAGAAAGACTCTGGAGGATTTTGAGAAATCTGTGCAACAAGCTCTGTCTTTACCTATAACTGTCAATGTTTACGATACGCAGTTTTATTCGAAGGAAGATAATTCTTTGGATTTCTCTTCGACCAGTTCCTGTTTTCAAATGGTTGGAAAGGAAGCATATGATTTGGACGAAATGAAAGCTCTTCTAACTGATCCAAAGAACGAGGAATTGAAGAAAGTTTATAGGACGTATCACGTGGAAAAGGTGCAACATTGCGCTGCCATGGTAGCTAGAGCTGACGCCTCGATGACGCAGATGTGGGTGCTCGCCATCGCGGTTCTTGTTGGCATTGCTACGGTGATTTCTAGTTGTGCGCTTTGCTGCATGCACGCCAA GTACAAACGACAAGTAAAACACGCCCGTTTGCGTGATCAGCCTCGGCCGCCATTAAGTTACGTCTCTTCCGGTCCAGGGATGGTCAGTGCCACATCACATACAACGCTGGGACCTGGTACCATGGTTTCTCTAGGACCACACGAAGGTCCTTACGAATGGGGAGCGGATACAACTCTCTATCATCCGAGTACTCTCGGTTCCAGGACGTAA
- the Cad74a gene encoding cadherin 74A isoform X1, whose protein sequence is MGMVTMWTILLFTLSTWSSSWGQVINRAPHFVQGGDMARLAVSEGTPPGAPVYTLQGEDPEGSKLHYSISGEYFTVNRDSGVVVLRKALDRETQDLIEVIISITDEGIAGSEPNTVSLRREIAVLDENDNPPVYHGRPYAARVPESAHVGGLLVPPGTITITDRDGGVNADIHVQCVSTSRDDDVCEVFNVSTEKLTEGKYDVQITLSKSLDYERRNSYLINLLAVDGASDISKRLQARATVAVDVLDVQDQPPVFLNAPYSAALPENTPASHTILTIRARDGDTGEPRVLLLTLEDEESGHFDLDVSREGDVTVGKLVTTNISLDREDPRILQNGGIYTFQVKATELINNEIPADTATSIVTIVVTDVDDLMPVFNEKYFNIKISEDIGKGTPLPGLNMIVSDGDVGENAKYRLALRDAPDYPGISKAFVVSPEEAQGRVPVVVKAKDVNVLDYDVDDPAKRQLEFEVVALVANEVVATSRVHVELMDANDHSPEFSQSVYKLSVPEDAEIGTRFGDVFARDYDSGSFGELTYTLRGFGADKFETNLKTGGVSVAKPLDYEAQKSYSLTMEARDGGGRVSAVNILIELDDVNDNKPVFEQNEYTRTVREGATSFDPQMFVRATDVDGPVQGNGKVTYSISSHNSMTNDVFKINSETGEVTMAKAVRSDDTERGIYELIIRATDAGTPPLYSEAKLSVRVGVPGNQKPIFRGNYKSNVPGPSTYRARLLENASPGTEVIRVVANDPDGRDNLLQYHIASGAKDNFVIDSSSGVITVSPDARLDLETGGEKYEVIVYAIDSGTPLRETATTTVTVNMVDVNNKPPMFNESTYLVYVSERASIGEPVLKVVATDPDSDAYLEYSLVEPIRAVDKTGVALKSTTSYDYKTAFQINSMTGLITVNRVLDYQVAAVVILTVQVQDLNAVVDKEKQITNVEVTIYIQAYSDDNPTFTNPGWSPNNPTIKISVPEEQPLGTTLLMLSAKEPTTGYAVQRFELVREDDDEGYVNVGVQSGNVVLSKRLDYEVLNQKFIRFKVRALARDYEITRKMSEANLIVEVQDMNDNSPIFTQKDYKISVLESVKPPKIVLNVRATDMDSSSTEQEVKRGYGEVRYSLVGENANMFEVEPITGNIQIATNTTLDREKQSVLRFYVVASDMPQGGAEQRSTRALVTVDVLDVNDNAPSFEQESYTAVIPENASSGVSVVNITATDPDEGNGGIINYEIIDEGEASGLFKINHTTGEIYSARELTGKGRTEPYIMRIRAQDGGVPELYSDVILTLYIGDVVSNDGVPLFIRPTLEEIAHIAENSTIGSPVFQVVASDPDDPNLPNGKITFKFLEDGNFGKDASAFKINSETGLITTRKLLDRETKDSYTLILVAQDLGSPPQQATRVLQVLVNDIDDHKPHFKRNLDSSPIELTIFEEEPIGTKVGVIEAIDEDIGENGMIDYSIIYGNEARLFIVERLENNSAVIKSNGRLDRETADRHLLTIKCFPFSTKKSDIVPKPYNRQDPSERQILVKILDIDDNKPKFKKENVTLGVRLNVPIDTGLITLEAFDADSDALPINYSTGKASFTSLVDPSMSKREIPSHLSLNPQTGELRTTGSMTSYADGYMEIIVSANNSVTPGRETNITLRIFLLRDRDMLKFVFSKPPVEVRKTLEDFEKSVQQALSLPITVNVYDTQFYSKEDNSLDFSSTSSCFQMVGKEAYDLDEMKALLTDPKNEELKKVYRTYHVEKVQHCAAMVARADASMTQMWVLAIAVLVGIATVISSCALCCMHAKYKRQVKHARLRDQPRPPLSYVSSGPGMVSATSHTTLGPGTMVSLGPHEGPYEWGADTTLYHPSTLGSRT, encoded by the exons GTGACGATGTGGACAATTTTGCTCTTCACACTCTCCACGTGGTCTTCGTCATGGGGTCAGGTGATCAACAGAGCGCCGCATTTCGTGCAAGGTGGAGACATGGCCAGACTGGCCGTGTCAGAAGGCACACCTCCAGGTGCACCTGTATATACTCTTCAAGGAGAAGATCCGGAAGGATCCAAGTTACATTATTCGATCAGTGGTGAATACTTCACTGTGAATCGGGACAGCGGTGTCGTTGTTTTAAGAAAGGCGCTAGATAGGGAGACCCAGGATTTGATCGAAGTGATCATCAGTATAACGG ACGAAGGGATCGCAGGATCAGAACCCAACACAGTATCCCTCCGACGCGAGATAGCGGTGTTAGATGAGAATGATAATCCACCGGTATACCATGGCAGACCTTATGCAGCCAGGGTGCCAGAAAGCGCACACGTGGGTGGTCTTCTAGTTCCACCTGGTACGATCACGATCACGGATCGCGATGGTGGTGTAAACGCGGATATTCACGTGCAATGTGTCTCTACGTCGCGAGACGATGATGTCTGCGAGGTCTTCAACGTTTCTACAGAAAAG CTGACGGAGGGAAAATACGACGTACAGATCACCCTGTCGAAGTCTCTGGACTACGAGAGGAGAAACTCGTATTTGATCAACCTCTTGGCTGTAGACGGTGCCAGCGATATATCGAAAAGGTTACAGGCCAGGGCAACAGTAGCCGTGGACGTTCTCGATGTTCAG GATCAGCCGCCCGTGTTCTTGAACGCGCCGTACAGTGCGGCACTTCCGGAGAACACGCCAGCTAGTCACACAATCCTAACAATCAGAGCGCGAGACGGTGACACGGGTGAACCTAGAGTTCTCCTATTAACTCTCGAAGACGAGGAATCAGGCCACTTTGATCTCGACGTATCGAGAGAGGGTGACGTGACAGTAGGCAAACTGGTTACCACCAACATTTCCCTCGATCGAGAGGATCCTAGAATCCTACAAAATGGTGGGATTTATACGTTCCAAGTGAAAGCTACGGAATTAATCAATAACGAGATCCCAGCAGATACTGCAACCTCGATTGTCACGATAGTCGTCACAGATGTTGACGATTTGATGCCTGTGTTTAACGAGAAGTActtcaatataaaaatttcagaagACATAGGTAAAGGTACACCTTTACCGGGATTAAATATGATAGTGAGTGACGGAGATGTTGGAGAGAATGCGAAGTACAGATTGGCTCTTAGAGATGCGCCGGATTATCCTGGAATTAGCAAGGCTTTCGTTGTTAGTCCCGAGGAAGCTCAAGGTCGTGTGCCAGTTGTGGTTAAAGCAAAAGATGTCAATGTCTTGGATTATGATGTGGACGACCCCGCTAAAAGGCAACTCGAGTTCGAAGTTGTTGCACTGGTTGCAAATGAAGTG gtGGCCACGAGTAGAGTTCACGTAGAGTTAATGGACGCCAACGATCACAGTCCAGAATTCTCTCAATCGGTGTACAAACTATCTGTGCCAGAAGATGCGGAAATAGGCACACGATTCGGCGATGTGTTCGCAAGAGACTACGACAGTGGTTCTTTTGGTGAATTGACTTACACTCTACGTGGTTTCGGAGCTGACAAATTCGAAACTAATCTAAAAACAGGTGGAGTCTCGGTAGCAAAACCATTGGATTACGAAGCTCAGAAATCGTATTCATTGACGATGGAAGCTAGAGATGGAGGTGGAAGAGTATCAGCTGTGAATATTTTGATAGAATTGGACGATGTTAATGACAATAAGCCAGTATTTGAACAAAACGAATATACGAGAACTGTCCGCGAAGGAGCAACAAGTTTCGATCCACAGATGTTTGTTAGAGCCACTGATGTCGATGGTCCAGTACAGGGAAATGGGAAAGTAACGTACTCCATCAGTTCGCATAACAGTATGACGAATGATGTTTTCAAG aTAAATTCAGAGACCGGAGAAGTGACAATGGCGAAAGCAGTGCGTTCAGACGATACAGAAAGAGGAATTTACGAATTAATAATTCGTGCTACGGATGCTGGAACGCCGCCATTATATTCCGAAGCAAAATTATCAGTCAGGGTCGGAGTACCTGGAAACCAAAAACCCATCTTCCGTGGAAATTACAAATCTAATGTACCAGGACCTAGCACTTACCGAGCAAGATTGTTAGAGAACGCTTCGCCAGGAACGGAAGTCATTAGAGTCGTAGCAAACGATCCTGACGGAAGAGACAACTTGTTGCAGTATCACATTGCTTCCGGTGCTAAAGATAATTTTGTCATAGACTCTAG TTCTGGTGTTATCACGGTCTCACCGGATGCTCGTTTGGATTTGGAAACCGGAGGAGAAAAGTACGAAGTAATAGTTTACGCCATAGACTCTGGCACACCACTTAGGGAAACCGCTACAACAACTGTTACAGTGAATATGGTAGACGTGAACAACAAACCACCGATGTTCAACGAGTCGACGTATCTCGTTTACGTATCAGAAAGAGCATCTATTG GTGAACCAGTATTGAAAGTAGTAGCAACAGACCCAGACTCAGACGCTTATTTGGAATATTCTTTAGTGGAACCCATCAGAGCTGTCGACAAAACTGGCGTGGCTCTGAAGAGCACAACTTCTTATGATTACAAAACAgcgtttcaaataaattccatGACTGGTTTAATTACAGTAAATCGTGTGTTAGATTATCAAGTGGCTGCAGTAGTTATTTTGACGGTTCAGGTGCAAGATTTGAATGCCGTCGTTGATAAGGAGAAGCAGATTACGAATGTTGAGGTGACGATTTATATCCAAGCTTACAGCGACGACAATCCAACGTTTACGAACCCAGGATGGTCGCCTAATAACCCCACAATCAAGATTTCCGTGCCAGAGGAACAACCTCTTGGAACTACTTTGCTAATGCTATCAGCTAAAGAACCAACTACTGGTTATGCTGTTCAAAGGTTTGAATTGGTGAGGGAAGATGATGATGAAGGGTATGTGAATGTGGGTGTTCAAAGTGGAAACGTTGTTTTGAGCAAGCGGCTGGACTATGAAGTTCTGAATCAAAAG TTCATTCGATTTAAAGTACGAGCGTTAGCAAGAGATTACGAGATAACAAGAAAAATGTCGGAAGCCAACTTGATAGTCGAAGTGCAAGACATGAATGACAACAGTCCTATCTTTACTCAAAAGGATTACAAAATTTCTGTATTAGAATCGGTAAAACCTCCAAAGATTGTATTGAACGTCAGAGCTACGGACATGGATAGTTCCAGCACGGAACAGGAAGTTAAGAGAGGATACGGTGAAGTGAGATACTCTTTGGTTGGAGAAAACGCCAATATGTTCGAGGTGGAACCAATAACTGGTAACATTCag ATTGCAACCAATACAACACTTGACAGAGAAAAACAGTCGGTCCTTCGTTTTTACGTCGTTGCATCAGACATGCCTCAAGGTGGAGCAGAACAGAGAAGCACCAGAGCTTTGGTGACTGTAGATGTTTTAGACGTCAATGATAACGCTCCAAGTTTTGAGCAAGAATCTTATACAGCTGTAATACCCGAGAACGCTTCATCAGGTGTCAGTGTAGTGAATATCACTGCCACAGATCCAGACGAAGGCAATGGCGGAATAATCAATTATGAAATCATTGATGAGGGCGAAGCAAGTG GACTGTTCAAAATAAATCACACAACCGGTGAAATTTATTCAGCTCGAGAATTGACAGGCAAAGGAAGGACAGAGCCATACATAATGAGAATCAGAGCTCAAGATGGCGGCGTGCCAGAACTCTATTCCGACGTAATTCTGACACTTTACATCGGTGATGTAGTCAGCAATGATGGCGTACCTCTTTTCATCAGACCCACTCTCGAAGAAATAGCTCACATAGCTGAAAACTCAACCATTGGCAGTCCAGTGTTCCAAGTCGTAGCTTCAGATCCCGATGATCCGAATTTACCAAACGGAAAGATCACTTTCAAGTTTCTAGAAGATGGAAACTTTGGCAAAGACGCAAGTGCCTTCAAAATAAACAGTGAAACTGGTCTAATTACTACCAGGAAATTACTAGATCGAGAAACAAAGGatagttatacgttgataTTAGTTGCTCAAGACTTGGGAAGTCCTCCTCAGCAGGCAACCAGAGTTCTTCAAGTCCTAGTGAATGATATCGACGATCATAAGCCtcattttaaaagaaacttaGACAGTTCACCTATAGAACTGACAATATTCGAAGAAGAACCAATTGGAACAAAAGTTGGCGTAATCGAGGCGATTGACGAAGACATCGGAGAAAATGGAATGATCGACTATTCAATTATCTATGGAAACGAAGCTAGGCTGTTTATTGTAGAAAGACTCGAAAACAATTCGGCAGTGATCAAATCAAACGGTCGACTCGATAGAGAGACAGCTGATCGTCATTTGCTAACGATTAAATGTTTCCCCTTTTCCACAAAGAAGAGTGACATCGTTCCAAAACCTTACAATCGACAAGATCCTTCTGAAAGACAAATTCTCGTCAAGATTTTGGATATCGACGACAATAAGCCAAAGTTTAAAAAGGAGAATGTCACATTGGGTGTTCGTCTAAATGTTCCAATAGACACAGGTCTCATCACTCTGGAAGCTTTCGATGCTGACTCTGACGCTCTTCCAATTAATTACAGCACGGGCAAAGCTTCTTTCACTTCCCTCGTTGATCCTTCTATGTCTAAACGGGAGATTCCCTCGCATTTGTCTTTGAATCCTCAAACTGGAGAACTCAGAACGACTGGTTCCATGACTAGTTACGCAGATGGTTACATGGAAATCATTGTCTCGGCCAATAACTCAGTTACACCAGGCAGAGAGACGAATATCACATTGAGGATATTTCTGCTGCGTGACAGAGACATGTTGAAGTTCGTGTTTTCGAAGCCACCTGTAGAGGTCAGAAAGACTCTGGAGGATTTTGAGAAATCTGTGCAACAAGCTCTGTCTTTACCTATAACTGTCAATGTTTACGATACGCAGTTTTATTCGAAGGAAGATAATTCTTTGGATTTCTCTTCGACCAGTTCCTGTTTTCAAATGGTTGGAAAGGAAGCATATGATTTGGACGAAATGAAAGCTCTTCTAACTGATCCAAAGAACGAGGAATTGAAGAAAGTTTATAGGACGTATCACGTGGAAAAGGTGCAACATTGCGCTGCCATGGTAGCTAGAGCTGACGCCTCGATGACGCAGATGTGGGTGCTCGCCATCGCGGTTCTTGTTGGCATTGCTACGGTGATTTCTAGTTGTGCGCTTTGCTGCATGCACGCCAA GTACAAACGACAAGTAAAACACGCCCGTTTGCGTGATCAGCCTCGGCCGCCATTAAGTTACGTCTCTTCCGGTCCAGGGATGGTCAGTGCCACATCACATACAACGCTGGGACCTGGTACCATGGTTTCTCTAGGACCACACGAAGGTCCTTACGAATGGGGAGCGGATACAACTCTCTATCATCCGAGTACTCTCGGTTCCAGGACGTAA